The Metallosphaera hakonensis JCM 8857 = DSM 7519 genome includes the window AGACTTAGCCTCAAAGAGGGACTCCATGAAGTTAGCGGAGGAAATCTCGTCTAAAGTTGGGAGTGAAAAGTGGGAAAAGATTAGGTTTGGAGGAATAATGTTTCTTTCCCAAGACCGTTTCAGGATGACCTCCTTAGTATTTGATAAAATTATGTTGAATTTCACTGAGAGACCTAATTACGGCATAGATGATTTGCCTGGAAATTTATGGGACGAGATCCTAAGGAGCAGGAACTTCATAATCGATTGTCACAATGAGTCGTTGAAGGAGGAGATAGGTCATAAAGATGAAAGAGTCTTAAGGGAATTCGTCTCTAAAAGGATAATTCCAACAAAGGAGACGCCTCTTCAAGTGGGATACGGTGAGGCCGAGTTATCCACAAGTTGTGAAGGGCTATGTAGCAAAAGGGTAAAGGCTCTAGTTCTCGGAGATAAAGAACATAAGGTGTTGATTCTCTATATATTCGCCAACAATGCCAATGAAGAAACTGGAAAAATGATACAAGAAAGGTTCAGAAACAAATACGATAGAGTCATTCTTGTAACACCTGACGATCATTCGTGCACAGGAACGACTTTTGGAAACCTTTACTCCCCGGCTGAGCCCTGCCCCATGGCAGTAGATGCCCTGGAAAAGGCCGTAAACGAGGCCGAGGCCGACTTCAAGGAAGTAGAGGCAGAATACATGATAATTTCCACGAAAACAAAAGTGATAGGAAAATTCATTTCTTCCATGGTAGAAGGGCTGGAACAAGTAGGAAATTTCGCTATGAAAACCTTTTGGATTCCGGTCATATTCCCATACGTCTTGTTGATAGTAACCTTACTTGGAGATTACCTTATCAAACTCTAAAATTAGCTGTTTCACATCGGCCCTCCATCTTTGGAGCTGATCTGGACTGGATGGATAATTCCTGTACATACCCTTTACATCCTTCATGTATTGGGCCACGTTTTTCAGCTTATACAGAAGTGAAGGCTTTCCTAGTCCAGCTATAACTCTCATCGCCTTATCTGCAACAGAGAGCTGTAGATCACCAGTGGTGCTGGCCTCGAGAAGATCTTCCTCTCTTATGACCTTTTTCCTCATTCCGTAGTTTATATCATCGTCGCTTAGCTTTTGCAGGAACCTTCTAAAGAGTTCAAGGCTAGCCTGCTTCGCCCCATATCTCTCGTTGTAGCAAATGTTGGTTTCCCAGAGCGATATAGAAGAGAAGTCTCCCTTCTCAAAGGCATTAAGTGTGGACCTTGCTGCGCAGAAGCCCGATATCATCGCTGATCCCTTACCTCCACCGTGAACTGGGTTTGCAGTGTAACCAGAGTCACCTATTACAATTATGCCGTTCCAGACCAGGGTATCCAGCGGCCTCCTTGTGGGAACAAGAGCCCCACCTTTTACTATCATTCTGTTCCTGTCTATATCAGCACCGTAATCTTTCCAGAATTTCTCGTAATAGGTGTATATACTTGGATATCCCATACCCCCCTGTATACCAAGTCCTATATTCACCTTGTCTCTTCCCTTTGGGAAGTACCACCAATAACCTCCTGGAGAGGTCGTTTGATTAATGAATATCTTCAAGTAGCCTGGATCCGCTATCTCGTCTCTGGTGTAAGCGACTTCCCTATAGGCTATATCCGTATCCTTCTCATCCATGTCCTCTGAAACTGGTATCTCTTGGGGAAGTTTGCTCCTAAAGCTCCTTGAGTAACCCGTAGCCTCAATGACCATTCTGCTTCTTACTTCGATTTGCTCCTCTTTTCTCCTATCAAATATCACTGCTCCCCTCACGAAGCCGTCTTCCAGAATAGGCTTCATTGCGGTAGTCATGTCCATTACTTCTACCCCTCTATCCCTAGCCTCACCCAATATCCTCTGGGTGTATGCTGGGGCATTTATTTCGAAGCCTTCCCCTTTCACAGTCCACTCCGTCGACATGTCCGGACTGTACAACTTGATTCCCTCTATGCGCTGTTCCAACTGCTCGCCTTCTGGATAGGGCATACCTAAGTTGTCAAAGTGCTCCTTACTCACCGCATCACCGCATGGCTTGTCCCCTATTCTACTCCATGGTTTACTATCGATCAGGAGTATCTTTAACCCCTTATTGGCCAAGTGCCAAGCTGCAGTGGATCCAGCAAATCCTCCACCAATTATTAACACATCATATGTAACTTGTTTCAAAAATATCCCTAAACCTACATTCTGATCTAAAATAAAAAACTACTTACAATTGTCCTTTACTATTCCTATTTTTATCGAGCTAGGTAGATTACCCATTAGTTTTGACATAGCGAATTTGCTTTCCTCATCACAGTAAGTCATAATCCCATCGGCCCCAAGCTCAGTTACCTTCTCAAGGATTTTCTTGGTTTCATCAGGCCTCCAAGTGTAGACCACCAGACCGAGATCAATGTTATCAAGAATTGCCTCCCTAGCGTTAGCGAGCACCTGCCAGTGAGGAAGTTGAGAAACAACGTTGATGAATATCTTTCGGAAACCTAAGGTTCTGGCATCTTTCATAATCTTCCTGAAAATCTCGGTTAAGGTGTCTTCTCTAACCTGTACTAGAACAAAAAGCGATTTATTTCTTAAGTCGACTGACTTGCTTTCAACATCCATGAATAAATGAAAACCCTGGGACTAATATTAATGATGTATCCTCATAGGACGGTTATACTATGGCCCAATTTCATTTCTCTTTTAACTTTGAGAGACAATATATTATTGTGATAGTTCAGATTATTTACAAAACTTTCACTCCAGAGATCAAGAAAATAATTAGGAGAGTAAGGAGGATAAGGTCGGTTGAGGAGGTTCTGTTCAGTAAAGGTGACAGAAACATGATCGTAGCTGATGGGCTAGTGGCTTGGGAAGAGGGACAGGGAGATCCAATTGAGGGCATATATGATATTAAAATAATGAAAAGCCTGCTGGAAATAACTCCACAAATTAGTGGGTAATGCTCCTCGTGTAGTGGGAGGAATCAGTTATTACAACATACCCCCTCGTCTCCGGTGGGAACTCCCTGGTCACCCCGCCAGCATAAATTACCCTCGCAAGCTTATCCACCTCCAGCCTTTTATGTTGTCCAATCACGAGCCAATCCCAGGGCCCCGCGCCCACCGTTTTTCTCAATTGATCGATATCCCCCTGATGACCGTGAATTATGTAGTACTTAATGGAAGAAGCATCAGCTATATACATCGTTGTCCCTATAATCTCCTCCCTGTATCTGGGCTCTGCCATTATACACTTCAGAGCGTGAGGATCCATATCCCCCTGAATATACACAAGTTGGGCCCACGGTGCTATGCTCCTAATTACGTACAGGACGTCTATAACCCTTGGGCACTCGTAATCCCAGTAACACTGGGTAGTATCTCCATTGAGAACTATGGTCTCTGGCTCCTCTTTTTTTATGACATTGGATAGTACGCTCTCAATATGTGGTTCTGGGAACCTGATGTTACTTAGAATAAGGATCTTCATATGGGATCATCCTCGTCAAAGAGCACCTTAATTCCATTACTCCACCTAATTCCTCTTGGCATAGCGCTGGTATTAAATAATGCTGAGGCGAATCCTAGGTGATCCAAAGCAATTAGCCCTAGGTTGTCCTTACCGAAGGTCTCTGTGAACTTGCTAATCACTGCCCTAACAGAATCCTCAAGCGGATATCCCATTGCTCTCAGGATATCTATTTCCTTAGCTGGAAGGAACTTCAAGATCAACTCACCTATCCCTGTACTAGAGACTGCTATTCGAGAGGTGGCATAGAATCCCGCCCCTGGAATGGGGGAATCGCCCACGCGTCCAGGTAACTTACCCTTGATCCCACCGGTGCTAGTTCCGGCAGAGAGATTACCCTGCTCGTCCAGTGCCACCGCTCCAACGGTATCACCAGAAGGTGCACTGCCCGATGTGAGCACTTCCTCCCAGATAGTCCTGACCATGAGCACGTGTTTACCCTGTTTCAAAACTTCATAGGCCTTCTTAATTGGGTTCCTTGTCCTAATCGAAGCCACAGATCCCACAGATAATGTACTCCCGTACATTACCCCTGCATCCATCTCAACTCCCTCCTCGGAGTTCCTAACGCTTCCCCTCCCAGCATTAAAGATCCCGCTATCCTCCATTGTGGCCACAGCCTCGACCACTGCCTCAAGGGAACTTCCCCTTCTGAACTCCAGGTATCCCCTCTCCAGTGACTCTCTTAGTACCTTAACTGCCTTTTCCTTATCCGTGCTCCTCCATGATCCTGCTCCTCCGTGAATAAGTAACATCGGTGGGGTGTATTTCATGGATTCATGTTACCATTAGATATTTTTATCTTTACTAATACGTGTATGTTGGTTCAAATGAAGGACTGGCAAGTGGCTGGCGTATCTCTGCTGTTAATTCTGTTACCCGTTCTACCCGCCCTCGCTGATAATTTCCCCGCGTTTCTTGGTGCTTCAATAGTAGGATTTGGGATAGCGGTCTACTTTTTCTGGACCTATAAACCATGGGCCAACAAGGATAACGCCGTTGTCTCCCTTTACTTCACAGGCATTTTCTCGTTCGGCTTGGCTCTAGCAGTCTTCTTGGTGTTACCCCTTCATCCTAGACCCTACGGAATTGTATCCATTGTGGAGTCCGTTCCATTCTTCATTTCCTTCTATTTCGCAACCAAGACCATATGGAGGGGATTGTTCAAAAGGGACATTCTTTACCTGGCAGATGGTTATTTTGCCTTTGTGTTAACAATCCTAATAGGGGCTATCATAGGGAGATTCCTCCACAACTTTTACGAACTGATAGTCCTGTATACAGGTTTTCTTACAATGGGCTTTATACTGATGTTTTACTTCAGAAAGTGAAAAGGTGTTCTCATGAAGCTGGCAGTTGTGGGGGGAGGGCCCGCCGGAATCTCTCTGGGATGGTTTCTCAAGGGCACTAAAATAGAGTCCACGGTATATGAGGGTTTAGACGATGTAGGGAAGAAACCTTGCGCCTGGGGTGTATTACGCGGAATAGAGAACTATGTAGACATACCAAAAGAGACCATATACAGTAAGATAAGGGGATTTAGGATATTTCTGGACAATAAGTTAATTTCTGAGGTTAGGGACGAGGAAACCCTAGGATATATTGTGGATAAACCCCTCTTCCTTAGGAAACTTGGGGAGAAGATAGATCTAAGGCTTAACTCCAAGGTTGTACTAGACCACGGGAAACTTTTAGTGAACGGGAAACCGGAGGAGGCGGATAAGGTGATCCTTGCCACCGGTCATTACTCTCTATCTAAGGACGTTACGATCCCCGCACTCCAGTACATAACGGACCTTAATTACGACCCTGAAATGGTGGACATGTACTTCTATTCCGACCTCTTGGGGTATGGGTGGATCTTTCCAGATCCCAAGGGAGCCAAGATAGGTGTAGGAGGATATGCGAGCGTAGAATTCATCAGGGAGAAAATGAAGACCATCACGTCCGGTAGAATTTTAACTCAACACGGGGCGAGAGTGGCAGACTACGGGGTATTTGAGGATAGACTCAACGGTTCGTACATAGGGGAGGCTCTGGGCACAGTTTATGCAGTTACCGGAGAGGGCATTCGACCTTCCATAGTTTCTTCCAAAATCATGGCAGACGCCCTGCTGGAGGACAAGGACTTCGGTAAGGAATTCAGGAAAAGCAAGTTGCATTGGACCCTTCAGGTTCATGCTTCAGTAATAAAGAGAGCCAAGGAATCCAACTCCGTGAGAGGGCTGGAGAGAGTATTACTTAGGGCTGATCCCAAGCTTGTTGTCAAGTTCGCGATGGGTGATTTTGGGAAATTAGATCTTATTAAACTGTTTGGGAGTGCTATATTATGACAGAATATTATTATCTAGATAACGTTGATAGGAAGATCCTCAATATCTTGCAAAAGGACTCTAGAACTCCCTTCTCCAGGTTAGCGAAGATGCTTGACCTAAGCGAGTCCACGATACACATGAGAGTAAAGAGGCTGGTTAAGGAGGGAGTAATTAAGAATTTCGGTATAGAGATAGACTTAGACCGTATCGGTCTAAACGTTCTGGCTTTCATTCTGATTAAGGCAGAACCTAAGAAGTATGAGGATATCCTGAGGAAGTTAGAGGAGATGAAGGAAATCTACGATATCTATGACGTAACCGGCGAGTACTATGCCCTACTTAAGGTGAGAGTCAGGTCTAGGGAAGACCTGGCAAAAGTCCTTGACTACATTGGGAAACTTGAAGGTGTCACATCCACGTATACCATGGTTGCATTGAGAACCATAAAGGAGAAGAAGAATCTAGACGAGTGAGCTAAGTCTTTTTTAATTAGTTAAGTTTTCATGTTTTCCATGAGCTCTCAAAATAGGGCCCAGATAGGAGTCATTGGCGGTTCCGGACTTTATGATCCAGATATCTTCTTGAATAGAAGAGAGATTAAGGTGTTCACTCCATATGGCGAAACCAGCGATTTAATAACTTTAGGTGAGATGGAAGGCAAATCCGTTGCTTTCCTTCCACGACACGGAAGAAGACATAGAATTCCACCCCACAAGATAAATTACAGGGCAAACATGTGGGCCCTGAAGGAACTAGGGGTGAAATGGGTGATTTCGGTTTCCGCTGTGGGGAGCCTTAATCTACAGTATAAGCCTGGAGACTTCGTTGTACCAGATCAATTCATAGACATGACAAAGGGCAGACAATATACCTTTTATGACGGCCCAGTGGTGGCTCACGTCTCCATGGCCGAGCCCTTCTGCAACTCATTGAGGAAAATAGTAATCGAGAGTGCCGAGAGACTTAAGATAACTACTCATCCGAAGGGAACATACATTTGCATAGAGGGGCCGAGGTTCTCTACCAAGGCAGAGAGCATTGTATGGAAGGAGGTATTTAAGGCAGACGTCATTGGAATGACCTTAGTACCTGAGGTGAACCTAGCATGTGAAGCTGAAATGTGCTACTCCACCATAGCTATGGTCACGGACTATGACGTGTTTGCAGAGATTCCAGTTACCGCTGAGGAAGTAACAAAGGTCATGTCAGAGAACACATCCAAGGCCAAGAACCTTTTAAGGGAAATCATCAGGTCTTTGCCAGAGAAACCTGACGAAAGAGAGTGTTCCTGTTGTCACTCCCTGAAGACAGCTCTAGTGTGATATCCAAAATCAAGCCCGTTAACCTCAACTTACCCAATTTCTCTGCGGTGGTTTACGGGTACGGGATGGAACTTCCGGCCTACACTTTAGCCCGAGGTATGATAGCTCTCTCTGGAAAACCCGTAAACCTACTGGGTCTCTACGACTTCCTACTTCTGGATCTTCCTTACTCGGAGGAGAGCCCCATATTGCTGGTTAATGGGGAGATGGAACTAAAGGAAATTGAGAATGTTGTCCGTCCGCTCGGAGTCAAGGGTCTCCTCATTACCTGCAATGATAAGAGCGAGTCCCAATTAAAAACTGTGTTCCTCAAGGGAGATATGTGTGAGGTGAACCTTTCATTTTCCCTCGTTTCATGGCTAACTAAGAACTTCTCGTCTCCAAGAACCAAACGTCTCACTGAGGAGCTAGATCTCACCGATCTGGGATCTTGGTTAGGAGAGATAATGAAGGAGATCGAACCCTCCCTCGATTTCGTGTTATCTCCTGTTCTGTTACCTGCCCTCAATCTAATGAGGGAGAACCAGGGAAACAAGATAAAAGGATTTTACGAAAAGGACTTTTCTGACTCCAACGTAATATACACGGGAGTAGACTCCATGATGGGGAGAAGAACTGCACATCAAATTAGGGCAATGGGAAAGATAGCCAAGGAAGTGGTTATAAATACGGACCCACTGACTGCTCCTATATATTTAAGTATCATGTCTTACATTTTTAAGAATAGAACTCAAGGAAGTTGATGCGATTTGGATCTAATGGAGTTTTGGTTTAGGAGCAGGTCCGTTATAGATGATTTGGTGGAGAAATTTCTGAGGGAGTCCAGAGACTGGGAAGTCATGGAAATGTCCAAGTACATCATGAGAGATGGAAAGAGATTCAGGGGGACCCTTATGTTTCTATTCAATGGAGCCCTCGGAGGCGAGGAGAAGGAAGCTTATCCTGGGGCTCTAGCCACTGAAATACTGCATTCTGCGTCCTTAGCGCTGGACGATATAGTTGATTACGACGAAATAAGAAGGGGAATGAAGGCTGCTTGGGCCGTTTACACTAACAGGAAAGTGATATTTGTCTCCAATTATCTCATTCCAACGGCCCTTAACGTGATATCGGTCTATGGGGATAAGGCCCTAAGAATCAGTGTGGATCTATGGAAGGATACGGCCGTAGGGGCCCTCAAAGACATGTACGGCAAGGACGAGGACTACATTCGGACTGTGGAACTCAAGACTGCGTCCCTCTTTAAACTTCCCGCCATGCTTTCTTCATTCTCCTCAGGTCAAAGTCAATATCTCGATACCCTTATGGAAGCTGGGAAGGATCTAGGGGTAATCTATCAAGTCATAGACGACTACGTGGACTGCGTAACCCAGGAGAAGGAGAAGTTGGTTGGGAGCGCGAAACAGCTTTATAACTTAACCTCAGGGAAATATGAATCGTTCGTTAGATTAAAATACAGTGAATACAAGACTCACTATGAAGGGCTACTGAACTCGCTCCCTCTCAAAGAGGAATATAGGGACCAACTGATCGCTCTTCCTGATTTTCTAGCGTTCGGTCTGATGGGAGAAGCTGGAATAAAGAATAAAATATTTTAGGATAACGGCTCTACGAGGATAATTTGACTAAGATAGCAGTAATTCATAAATCGCAAAAAGTCACGGAAGCTTCTAAGCAAATTCTGCTCGAAATAAAGTCACGCGGACATACGGCATATTACATTAGGGTCTCAAAAATTAACTCGTCCATCGGCACTGAAAGAGGAATAACTTACTCGGGTAGAAAGCTGGAGATTGACGGAGCCTTTTTGCGGAACTTGGGATTTCTGACCACCATAGAACAGATGATAAGGAGAGTGGACATGTTAGGGGAAGTAGAGGAATCTGGGGTAGTGACCATGAATAGGGTTAGATCAATGCTCCTGGCTAGGGACAAGTACGCAAGCATCTCCAAGTTAAACAAGGCAGGGATACCTGTTCCAAAGACGGCCCTGGTAGAGGATCCCTTTGAAGTTATGAGACTGACTGAGGAGTGGGGCGAAGTTGTGATAAAACCCTTAGTTGGAAGCCTAGGCTTGGGCTCGGTTAAGGTCTCGGACCCGGACATAGCATTTCGCGTTGCTAAGTCCATACTCTCTGTGAATCAACCTGTCTACGTTCAGAAATACATTAAGAAACCAAATCGAGACATTAGAGCCTTCGTTGTTGGAAATAGACTTTTGGGTAGCATTTACAGGATATCCCAGGAGAACTGGAAGACGAATGTAGCTCAGGGAGCCTTGGTTCAGGCCATTTCACCGGCAGACCTGAGGGAAATCGAGGAGTTAAGCGTGAAGGCCACTGAAACCCTGAGGCTCGATTATTCCGGGGTAGACATAGTTGAAGACCTAGAGGGCGGTTACAAGGTTCTAGAGGTCAATGGAGCCCCTCTGTGGAAGGGATTTCAGACCGCAACTTCACTGAACCCGGCAAAATATATTGTGGATCTTATCCTAGATAAGGTAAGGAAATGAGGATAAGCAAAACCGTCTGACTCGTGATGTTGAGCTCTCGCCCTGATCCAGGTTTCCTGGTTCCCTTGTTCTGGGGAATATAGATAATTGTCTATATACCCCCCTTGCAAACCCTTTTATATTATGTTAACCCATAGACAATTAGAGGATGATTGAAATGATATACGTGTTATATTATAGGACCTCAATGGATTTGGATGAATATATAACTACGTCCGCATTAGGTTAATCTTTTTATGGAGACCGTAAAGTAGCCGTTACCGCACCTTATACTTGAGCTCGTATCTCCCTTCATTAAGACGTACGTGTCTGCCTTGTATAAGGTAGGATCCACATCTCCAGGCGAGATGAGAACTCTTTCCTTACCTAAGGAAATGGGAGTCTTGTGTAAGGAGGAGCACCATGAGAAGGAGGTTATACCAGGAACTACCTCTTTGAGTTCTGCGAACTCCGCAAGTCTGTAAACCGAGCTATAAAATCCGGGATCTCCTAACGTTACGTAGACCACGTTATTGTAGGACTTCACTTCTTCCAGCAATTTCAGGTACTCTGATCTATCTCGCCTCACTGGAAGTTGAAACTCAAGTACCTCCTTCCCTTCAAGATAAGGCTTAACGGCATTTAGGGTTAGCCTTCTAGAGGATACCGGAACAACTACAATGTCCGCACTCCTGATTAGTCTTAGGGCCTTCATGGTCACAAGCTCAGGATCGCCAGGTCCCACCCCAACTCCATAGAGGTTCATGGGGATCTACCTTTCCTGAATGAGTGAGTGAAGCCTGGGAAGTAGAGGTCACTCCTCTCATGCCCATTATACCTTAAGCACTCACTAACTATTATAAGAGCAGTCTTTGTAATCTTGTAATTCCTTACCAAGTCCTCTAGGTCCGAAATCCTCCCCTTAAGGACCAGTTGGTCCTTCCATCCGGCCCTATAGACCACTGCAGCCGGAAAATCAGGTGGGAAAACCCTAAGCAATTCCTCCTGTACCTGTCTGACCAAATGTATGGAAAGGAATATCACCATGGTTGAATTTCTCTCGACTATCATTTTTCTCTCATATTTTGTCCGTTGAGGTAACCTGGTTATGATAATGGATTGAGGACCTCCAGGGCATGTTAGCTCCATACCCAGGAGGGACGCTGATAATTGGAATGAACTCACCCCAGGAACTATCTCAGCCTCTATCCCCTCCTTTCCCAGTAAGGCTATCTCCTCACTTATTGCCCCGTAAATAGATGGATCTCCATCGTGAGCTATGCAAATCCTCTTACCATCAGAAACGCCCTCCTTGACCTTTTGGATAATCTCCTCCATGGTCATTGACGAAGTGTCAAAGCTCTCCTTACCTTTGAATAGGTCCTTTACTTCTTCGCTGATCAGGGACCCCGTGTATAGAACAAGGTTACAGTCCTCCAATCTCTTCATTGCCTTCATAGTTAGTAATTCAGGGTCCCCCGGCCCGACTCCCAGAATAGTAACCTTTGGATTCACGTTCCCTCTTTATTAATACCTTGGGTTTTTTTAAGGCTGTTTACCAGCGCCAGAGAGGTCGAGAGGGTGGGATAAATCTCCTTCTCTGCCGGGACGACCACGATCAAACCTCCCCTTTGTGAAATATCCGAAAGCGTCTCCAAAAATCTCAACTGAAGGGCCATTGGGTTCGTTTGATAGGATTTAGAAGCTTCAGCCAGGATAGTAGATGCCTGCCTCTCACCTTCACTCAATATTACCTTAGCCCTCCTAAGTCGCTCGGCCTCGGCCTGCTTAGCTATAGCAGTGAGAAGATCGGGTGAAAGTTTGATGTCCCTCACCGTAACCGCAGTGACCTTAACCCCCCAGGCCTCCGTATAGGAATCGAGGATTTCTTGGAGTTTCTTATTGATCTCCTCCCTTTTGCTCAAAACCTCATCTAGCTCCATTTGTCCTATTATATCCCTGAGGGACGTCTGCGATATGTTCAGAACCGCCATGTTGTAATTTGCAACCATGGAGACGGCCTTCATGGGATCAACCACCTTGTAATAAACCACGGCGTCTATGGAGACAGTGACGTTATCCCTTGTAATGGTGGTCTGTGGAGGAATGTCCACGGTTCTAACCCTAAGATCAACTACGAGGGGCTTATCTACGAACGGAATGAGGAAAATAATCCCTGGACCCTTCAAAGCCAGAATCCTTCCCAGTCTAAGAACTACAGCCCTCTCCCACTCCCTTACTATCCTGAAAGAAAGTGCTACGAATACCAGAATGATAATAAGGAGAAAGACTAATCCAATCGCATCTGCAATTAAAGACATGTGTATAAGTAGGCTAAACTAAGTTAAAAATATCGATTCAACATTTTTTCTAAGGATCCGCTATTGCCTCTATCGACCAATGAAAGCTAATGAGTTTTCTCGAAATAGAGGCAAGTTAAGCGCTAGGGTCTCAGTGTAAAGGAGAGATTTGACCTTGGATATGGAAGAGCATAGATCCGCAGGAGGGCTTCAAAGACTTATATGTCTAAATTAAGGCAACGGAATCCTTATACTTAACTTCAGGAAGCTTAGGTCCACTTTCGTACCGCAAACGCCGAGACAAGTATGCCAGCACTTAATCCTCCAATGATCTCCAGGAGGAGGTAATTAACCGAGGTTTGCCCTTTGTACTTGACGTGATTGAAATCCGAACTTAGGGCCTTCTTGAAGTTGTAGCTCTCTAGGAATTTAACCAACGAGTTAAACGTGGAGGTCGTAGCAGATATCAGATGATTTAACTGCGGAGAGGACAAAGCATAGGACGATGAGAGCGAGTAATTGCCTGGGAAATACACTTCGTAAAAGCTCTGCGTAACGTTAGTGAACACTACCTCTCCGCTTCCATTGGTTAAACCTTGATATACAGGGACAAGAGAGAGCCCCTTCAACTCTCTGATCTCGACCTCTTGACCAGGAAAAGTGTAATTATCATAGGAGAGTTTGACGATTACGGTGTAGTTCATCTGAGTAACTTCCACCTTTGGAGGAACGGGCCAAAGGACTGAGGGTGAATTAACTCCCCGGTTAATGTTAGCGTAGGGTGCCTCTATGTTTTCAAGATTGGGAGAAGACGCAACACCATAGGCCGACTCCGCCGTGTCCAGTCCAACAGATAGGGCTGAAGGCACTATGGTCATCTGACCTTCCTGAAGAAAATATAGCTCTTGCGTACCTGAGGCCGTCATATCCACCGAACTACCACCGCCTGGACCTCCCCAGACCATCTCCAGGTCGTTGGGCAGTCCGTTAGCTGAAAGGCCACCGATCTTAAACTGTCCTGGAAAAGGTAGGCTTAGAAAGACCTTACTTTCACCGTTAACCGAGTAACCGAACTGCAGGGAAGAGGAGGAATTCATGAACAGTCCCAGGGAGACTGGCAACTTCACGTTAAAGGTAGGCCCGGTGTAACAGTAAACCCCAAGTCCCTCAAAGGTAGTTGTGTTCAGAACCAAGGTAGTAAAGGGGCCCGTAAGATTCCAAAAATTGACCACCATGGTAACCTGAAACGTTGAGTCGTTTACCTCATGAAATAACATGACGTCCTGTGCCCAGTAGGATCCATTCAACATAGCGTTCAGTTGAAGAGATGCGTTCCCATATTGGAACGGCTGGCCTGATATGAAGGACCTTCCTATACTTAGGGAGGAGAGGTTCATCACACCTAAAACATACGGGGTGTAATAGGTTGAGAACAACGGAAAGAAGCTCATTCCCACTGGAAAGGATACCCCGACCTGGGCCTGAACGCCAAGAGGGACAATAACGAACAGAACTATTAGGAATAATAAACTCAGTGAAAGGGAGAGCATAAATATGTTTTATAATGTCTGTCGTCAATAAAATTTTTGTGGCTCACGCTTATGTAATTCCGGTTATAATCATTCTGGTTCTAATCATAGCTCTGATTCTTACGGGGTACATTTCGGATCCCGTTGTCGTAGTACCATCGTTGGCAATTATAGGATTTTTATCATATAGAATAGTTTATGTAATTACGAAGACCCGAAAACG containing:
- a CDS encoding thermopsin family protease, with protein sequence MLSLSLSLLFLIVLFVIVPLGVQAQVGVSFPVGMSFFPLFSTYYTPYVLGVMNLSSLSIGRSFISGQPFQYGNASLQLNAMLNGSYWAQDVMLFHEVNDSTFQVTMVVNFWNLTGPFTTLVLNTTTFEGLGVYCYTGPTFNVKLPVSLGLFMNSSSSLQFGYSVNGESKVFLSLPFPGQFKIGGLSANGLPNDLEMVWGGPGGGSSVDMTASGTQELYFLQEGQMTIVPSALSVGLDTAESAYGVASSPNLENIEAPYANINRGVNSPSVLWPVPPKVEVTQMNYTVIVKLSYDNYTFPGQEVEIRELKGLSLVPVYQGLTNGSGEVVFTNVTQSFYEVYFPGNYSLSSSYALSSPQLNHLISATTSTFNSLVKFLESYNFKKALSSDFNHVKYKGQTSVNYLLLEIIGGLSAGILVSAFAVRKWT